A stretch of the Capsicum annuum cultivar UCD-10X-F1 chromosome 8, UCD10Xv1.1, whole genome shotgun sequence genome encodes the following:
- the LOC107840178 gene encoding DNA polymerase kappa isoform X4, whose amino-acid sequence MKISSCSGSNQSMGKSENSVASEDPSSSRPWESYHTVYTNAKAGMEGVDKEKVQRIVYEMSKGSKYFENEEKKEAYMKQKIENMRIQYSKLTAQDISHHQKMAEKRILELEDTRDLSRIWLHVDMDAFYAAVETLCNPSLEGKPVAVGSMSMISTASYEARKFGVRAAMPGFIARKLCPDLLFVPVDFEKYTHYSNITRKVFQKYDPNFLAASLDEAYLDITSVCKERGITSGEVAEELRQSVHLETGLTCSAGVAPNRLLAKVCSDVNKPNGQFVLPNDRSAVMTFISSLPIRKIGGIGKVTERILKDVFGIATCEEMLQKSSFICALFSPSSADFFLSVGLGLGGTDTPQYKMRKSISNERTFSAIEDEALLFQKLVDLSEMLSADMKKEGLFGRTLTLKLKTASFEVRTRAVTLPSYVSSSEEILKHASKLLKAEFPVSLRLMGLRMSHFSEDKNGIPPDPRQRTLSNFILAGDASGEKTNDYKPLVPDVCDNTFSVDVNCCPTYCAETSCDLRGTSMENQTSNSTYSFHILRNINEEVNDTVIPQSSEPRPKVHEPTETDRTIKSEKVDSYMGQLEASSCDRREVGVNCEDDGAGFVSDQKQLFRWVDDYKCSICGIELPPNFIEERQEHSDFHLAEKLQGEESGYHHRSSMPQPRAVQKSHTGSSSRPKKKQKSSPTASKYVPIDAFFVKTNQNF is encoded by the exons atGAAAATTTCATCTTGTAGTGGAAGCAATCAATCAATGGGGAAGAGCGAAAACTCAGTGGCGAGCGAAGATCCTTCTTCATCTCGCCCATGGGAATCTTATCATACAGTTTATACAAATGCCAAAGCTG GAATGGAAGGAGTGGACAAGGAAAAAGTGCAGAGGATAGTGTATGAAATGAGTAAAGGGTCCAAGTATTTTGAGAATGAGGAAAAGAAGGAAGCTTATATGAAGCAGAAAATTGAGAACATGCGTATTCAGTACTCCAAACTTACTGCACAAGATATATCTCATCATCAGAAG atGGCTGAGAAAAGGATTTTAGAGCTAGAAGACACACGTGATTTGTCAAGGATTTGGCTACATGTGGATATGGATGCTTTCTATGCAGCTGTTGAAACCTTGTGTAATCCTTCATTGGAAGGCAAGCCAGTGGCTGTTGGCAGCATGTCCATGATTTCCACTGCGAGCTATGAG GCCCGAAAATTTGGCGTTCGTGCTGCGATGCCTGGATTCATTGCACGTAAACTATGTCCAGACTTGTTATTTGTCCCTGTCGACTTTGAAAAATATACTCATTACAGCAACATAACAAGAAAAG TTTTTCAGAAATATGATCCGAACTTTTTGGCTGCTAGCTTGGATGAGGCATACCTTGATATTACTAGTGTTTGCAAAGAGAGGGGCATTACAAGTGGAGAA GTTGCGGAAGAGCTTAGACAAAGTGTACACCTTGAGACAGGTCTCACGTGTAGTGCTGGAGTTGCACCAAACCGCTTACTTGCTAAG GTTTGTTCAGATGTCAACAAACCCAATGGCCAGTTTGTTTTGCCAAATGATCGAAGTGCTGTCATGACATTTATTTCTTCACTTCCAATAAGGAAG ATTGGGGGCATTGGTAAGGTCACAGAACGTATCTTAAAGGATGTGTTTGGAATAGCAACCTGCGAGGAGATGCTGCAAAAGAGTAGCTTCATTTGTGCCTTGTTTTCTCCATCTTCAGCAG ACTTTTTCCTTTCTGTTGGGCTAGGACTTGGTGGAACCGATACTCCTCAATATAAGATGCGAAAGAGTATAAGTAATGAAAGAACCTTTTCTGCCATCGAGGATGAAGCTTTGCTTTTTCAAAAACTAG TTGATTTATCAGAGATGCTTTCTGCTGATATGAAAAAGGAAGGTCTGTTTGGGCGAACATTGACATTAAAACTGAAAACCGCATCCTTTGAG GTTCGAACACGAGCTGTGACCTTGCCAAGTTACGTAAGTTCAAGTGAGGAAATCTTGAAACATGCTTCAAAGCTGCTGAAGGCCGAATTTCCTGTTTCTTTGAGACTCATGG GACTTCGGATGTCTCATTTCAGTGAAGATAAGAATGGAATTCCACCTGATCCCAGACAAAGAACTCTTTCTAATTTCATTCTAGCTGGAGATGCTTCTGGAGAAAAGACGAATGATTACAAGCCTTTGGTCCCTGATGTTTGTGATAATACTTTCTCAGTTGATGTGaattgttgtcctacctactgcgCTGAGACATCTTGTGATCTGCGTGGCACGTCGATGGAGAACCAGACTTCAAATTCTACTTACAGTTTCCACATATTAAGGAACATTAATGAAGAAGTGAATGATACTGTTATACCTCAAAGTAGTGAACCTAGACCCAAG GTTCATGAACCAACTGAAACTGATCGTACAATAAAATCTGAGAAGGTTGACTCTTATATGGGACAATTGGAGGCAAGCAGCTGTGATAGACGGGAAGTTGGTGTTAACTGTGAGGATGATGGAGCAGGGTTTGTATCAGATCAAAAGCAATTATTTCGTTGGGTGGATGACTACAAATGCTCTATTTGTGGTATTGAGTTGCCTCCAAATTTCATTGAAGAAAGGCAAGAACATTCTGATTTTCATCTTGCTGAAAAGCTACAAGGTGAAGAATCTGGTTATCACCACAGAAGTTCTATGCCACAACCGAG GGCCGTCCAGAAAAGCCATACTGGAAGCAGCAGTCGACCCAAAAAGAAACAGAAATCATCTCCAACTGCCAGCAAATATGTACCAATTGACGCATTCTTTGTTAAAACAAACCAGAATTTTTGA
- the LOC107840178 gene encoding DNA polymerase kappa isoform X2: MKISSCSGSNQSMGKSENSVASEDPSSSRPWESYHTVYTNAKAGMEGVDKEKVQRIVYEMSKGSKYFENEEKKEAYMKQKIENMRIQYSKLTAQDISHHQKMAEKRILELEDTRDLSRIWLHVDMDAFYAAVETLCNPSLEGKPVAVGSMSMISTASYEARKFGVRAAMPGFIARKLCPDLLFVPVDFEKYTHYSNITRKVFQKYDPNFLAASLDEAYLDITSVCKERGITSGEVAEELRQSVHLETGLTCSAGVAPNRLLAKVCSDVNKPNGQFVLPNDRSAVMTFISSLPIRKIGGIGKVTERILKDVFGIATCEEMLQKSSFICALFSPSSADFFLSVGLGLGGTDTPQYKMRKSISNERTFSAIEDEALLFQKLVDLSEMLSADMKKEGLFGRTLTLKLKTASFEVRTRAVTLPSYVSSSEEILKHASKLLKAEFPVSLRLMGLRMSHFSEDKNGIPPDPRQRTLSNFILAGDASGEKTNDYKPLVPDVCDNTFSVDVNCCPTYCAETSCDLRGTSMENQTSNSTYSFHILRNINEEVNDTVIPQSSEPRPKVHEPTETDRTIKSEKVDSYMGQLEASSCDRREVGVNCEDDGAGFVSDQKQLFRWVDDYKCSICGIELPPNFIEERQEHSDFHLAEKLQGEESGYHHRSSMPQPRKAILEAAVDPKRNRNHLQLPANMYQLTHSLLKQTRIFERQYIYAENNDRFISLSTFINIPCVIP, translated from the exons atGAAAATTTCATCTTGTAGTGGAAGCAATCAATCAATGGGGAAGAGCGAAAACTCAGTGGCGAGCGAAGATCCTTCTTCATCTCGCCCATGGGAATCTTATCATACAGTTTATACAAATGCCAAAGCTG GAATGGAAGGAGTGGACAAGGAAAAAGTGCAGAGGATAGTGTATGAAATGAGTAAAGGGTCCAAGTATTTTGAGAATGAGGAAAAGAAGGAAGCTTATATGAAGCAGAAAATTGAGAACATGCGTATTCAGTACTCCAAACTTACTGCACAAGATATATCTCATCATCAGAAG atGGCTGAGAAAAGGATTTTAGAGCTAGAAGACACACGTGATTTGTCAAGGATTTGGCTACATGTGGATATGGATGCTTTCTATGCAGCTGTTGAAACCTTGTGTAATCCTTCATTGGAAGGCAAGCCAGTGGCTGTTGGCAGCATGTCCATGATTTCCACTGCGAGCTATGAG GCCCGAAAATTTGGCGTTCGTGCTGCGATGCCTGGATTCATTGCACGTAAACTATGTCCAGACTTGTTATTTGTCCCTGTCGACTTTGAAAAATATACTCATTACAGCAACATAACAAGAAAAG TTTTTCAGAAATATGATCCGAACTTTTTGGCTGCTAGCTTGGATGAGGCATACCTTGATATTACTAGTGTTTGCAAAGAGAGGGGCATTACAAGTGGAGAA GTTGCGGAAGAGCTTAGACAAAGTGTACACCTTGAGACAGGTCTCACGTGTAGTGCTGGAGTTGCACCAAACCGCTTACTTGCTAAG GTTTGTTCAGATGTCAACAAACCCAATGGCCAGTTTGTTTTGCCAAATGATCGAAGTGCTGTCATGACATTTATTTCTTCACTTCCAATAAGGAAG ATTGGGGGCATTGGTAAGGTCACAGAACGTATCTTAAAGGATGTGTTTGGAATAGCAACCTGCGAGGAGATGCTGCAAAAGAGTAGCTTCATTTGTGCCTTGTTTTCTCCATCTTCAGCAG ACTTTTTCCTTTCTGTTGGGCTAGGACTTGGTGGAACCGATACTCCTCAATATAAGATGCGAAAGAGTATAAGTAATGAAAGAACCTTTTCTGCCATCGAGGATGAAGCTTTGCTTTTTCAAAAACTAG TTGATTTATCAGAGATGCTTTCTGCTGATATGAAAAAGGAAGGTCTGTTTGGGCGAACATTGACATTAAAACTGAAAACCGCATCCTTTGAG GTTCGAACACGAGCTGTGACCTTGCCAAGTTACGTAAGTTCAAGTGAGGAAATCTTGAAACATGCTTCAAAGCTGCTGAAGGCCGAATTTCCTGTTTCTTTGAGACTCATGG GACTTCGGATGTCTCATTTCAGTGAAGATAAGAATGGAATTCCACCTGATCCCAGACAAAGAACTCTTTCTAATTTCATTCTAGCTGGAGATGCTTCTGGAGAAAAGACGAATGATTACAAGCCTTTGGTCCCTGATGTTTGTGATAATACTTTCTCAGTTGATGTGaattgttgtcctacctactgcgCTGAGACATCTTGTGATCTGCGTGGCACGTCGATGGAGAACCAGACTTCAAATTCTACTTACAGTTTCCACATATTAAGGAACATTAATGAAGAAGTGAATGATACTGTTATACCTCAAAGTAGTGAACCTAGACCCAAG GTTCATGAACCAACTGAAACTGATCGTACAATAAAATCTGAGAAGGTTGACTCTTATATGGGACAATTGGAGGCAAGCAGCTGTGATAGACGGGAAGTTGGTGTTAACTGTGAGGATGATGGAGCAGGGTTTGTATCAGATCAAAAGCAATTATTTCGTTGGGTGGATGACTACAAATGCTCTATTTGTGGTATTGAGTTGCCTCCAAATTTCATTGAAGAAAGGCAAGAACATTCTGATTTTCATCTTGCTGAAAAGCTACAAGGTGAAGAATCTGGTTATCACCACAGAAGTTCTATGCCACAACCGAG AAAAGCCATACTGGAAGCAGCAGTCGACCCAAAAAGAAACAGAAATCATCTCCAACTGCCAGCAAATATGTACCAATTGACGCATTCTTTGTTAAAACAAACCAGAATTTTTGAAAGGCAATATATTTATGCAGAAAATAATGATAGATTTATTTCTTTGTCCACGTTCATCAACATACCCTGTGTGATCCCATAA
- the LOC107840178 gene encoding DNA polymerase kappa isoform X3, which produces MKISSCSGSNQSMGKSENSVASEDPSSSRPWESYHTVYTNAKAGMEGVDKEKVQRIVYEMSKGSKYFENEEKKEAYMKQKIENMRIQYSKLTAQDISHHQKMAEKRILELEDTRDLSRIWLHVDMDAFYAAVETLCNPSLEGKPVAVGSMSMISTASYEARKFGVRAAMPGFIARKLCPDLLFVPVDFEKYTHYSNITRKVFQKYDPNFLAASLDEAYLDITSVCKERGITSGEVAEELRQSVHLETGLTCSAGVAPNRLLAKVCSDVNKPNGQFVLPNDRSAVMTFISSLPIRKYVQIGGIGKVTERILKDVFGIATCEEMLQKSSFICALFSPSSADFFLSVGLGLGGTDTPQYKMRKSISNERTFSAIEDEALLFQKLVDLSEMLSADMKKEGLFGRTLTLKLKTASFEVRTRAVTLPSYVSSSEEILKHASKLLKAEFPVSLRLMGLRMSHFSEDKNGIPPDPRQRTLSNFILAGDASGEKTNDYKPLVPDVCDNTFSVDVNCCPTYCAETSCDLRGTSMENQTSNSTYSFHILRNINEEVNDTVIPQSSEPRPKVHEPTETDRTIKSEKVDSYMGQLEASSCDRREVGVNCEDDGAGFVSDQKQLFRWVDDYKCSICGIELPPNFIEERQEHSDFHLAEKLQGEESGYHHRSSMPQPRAVQKSHTGSSSRPKKKQKSSPTASKYVPIDAFFVKTNQNF; this is translated from the exons atGAAAATTTCATCTTGTAGTGGAAGCAATCAATCAATGGGGAAGAGCGAAAACTCAGTGGCGAGCGAAGATCCTTCTTCATCTCGCCCATGGGAATCTTATCATACAGTTTATACAAATGCCAAAGCTG GAATGGAAGGAGTGGACAAGGAAAAAGTGCAGAGGATAGTGTATGAAATGAGTAAAGGGTCCAAGTATTTTGAGAATGAGGAAAAGAAGGAAGCTTATATGAAGCAGAAAATTGAGAACATGCGTATTCAGTACTCCAAACTTACTGCACAAGATATATCTCATCATCAGAAG atGGCTGAGAAAAGGATTTTAGAGCTAGAAGACACACGTGATTTGTCAAGGATTTGGCTACATGTGGATATGGATGCTTTCTATGCAGCTGTTGAAACCTTGTGTAATCCTTCATTGGAAGGCAAGCCAGTGGCTGTTGGCAGCATGTCCATGATTTCCACTGCGAGCTATGAG GCCCGAAAATTTGGCGTTCGTGCTGCGATGCCTGGATTCATTGCACGTAAACTATGTCCAGACTTGTTATTTGTCCCTGTCGACTTTGAAAAATATACTCATTACAGCAACATAACAAGAAAAG TTTTTCAGAAATATGATCCGAACTTTTTGGCTGCTAGCTTGGATGAGGCATACCTTGATATTACTAGTGTTTGCAAAGAGAGGGGCATTACAAGTGGAGAA GTTGCGGAAGAGCTTAGACAAAGTGTACACCTTGAGACAGGTCTCACGTGTAGTGCTGGAGTTGCACCAAACCGCTTACTTGCTAAG GTTTGTTCAGATGTCAACAAACCCAATGGCCAGTTTGTTTTGCCAAATGATCGAAGTGCTGTCATGACATTTATTTCTTCACTTCCAATAAGGAAG TATGTACAGATTGGGGGCATTGGTAAGGTCACAGAACGTATCTTAAAGGATGTGTTTGGAATAGCAACCTGCGAGGAGATGCTGCAAAAGAGTAGCTTCATTTGTGCCTTGTTTTCTCCATCTTCAGCAG ACTTTTTCCTTTCTGTTGGGCTAGGACTTGGTGGAACCGATACTCCTCAATATAAGATGCGAAAGAGTATAAGTAATGAAAGAACCTTTTCTGCCATCGAGGATGAAGCTTTGCTTTTTCAAAAACTAG TTGATTTATCAGAGATGCTTTCTGCTGATATGAAAAAGGAAGGTCTGTTTGGGCGAACATTGACATTAAAACTGAAAACCGCATCCTTTGAG GTTCGAACACGAGCTGTGACCTTGCCAAGTTACGTAAGTTCAAGTGAGGAAATCTTGAAACATGCTTCAAAGCTGCTGAAGGCCGAATTTCCTGTTTCTTTGAGACTCATGG GACTTCGGATGTCTCATTTCAGTGAAGATAAGAATGGAATTCCACCTGATCCCAGACAAAGAACTCTTTCTAATTTCATTCTAGCTGGAGATGCTTCTGGAGAAAAGACGAATGATTACAAGCCTTTGGTCCCTGATGTTTGTGATAATACTTTCTCAGTTGATGTGaattgttgtcctacctactgcgCTGAGACATCTTGTGATCTGCGTGGCACGTCGATGGAGAACCAGACTTCAAATTCTACTTACAGTTTCCACATATTAAGGAACATTAATGAAGAAGTGAATGATACTGTTATACCTCAAAGTAGTGAACCTAGACCCAAG GTTCATGAACCAACTGAAACTGATCGTACAATAAAATCTGAGAAGGTTGACTCTTATATGGGACAATTGGAGGCAAGCAGCTGTGATAGACGGGAAGTTGGTGTTAACTGTGAGGATGATGGAGCAGGGTTTGTATCAGATCAAAAGCAATTATTTCGTTGGGTGGATGACTACAAATGCTCTATTTGTGGTATTGAGTTGCCTCCAAATTTCATTGAAGAAAGGCAAGAACATTCTGATTTTCATCTTGCTGAAAAGCTACAAGGTGAAGAATCTGGTTATCACCACAGAAGTTCTATGCCACAACCGAG GGCCGTCCAGAAAAGCCATACTGGAAGCAGCAGTCGACCCAAAAAGAAACAGAAATCATCTCCAACTGCCAGCAAATATGTACCAATTGACGCATTCTTTGTTAAAACAAACCAGAATTTTTGA
- the LOC107840178 gene encoding DNA polymerase kappa isoform X1: MKISSCSGSNQSMGKSENSVASEDPSSSRPWESYHTVYTNAKAGMEGVDKEKVQRIVYEMSKGSKYFENEEKKEAYMKQKIENMRIQYSKLTAQDISHHQKMAEKRILELEDTRDLSRIWLHVDMDAFYAAVETLCNPSLEGKPVAVGSMSMISTASYEARKFGVRAAMPGFIARKLCPDLLFVPVDFEKYTHYSNITRKVFQKYDPNFLAASLDEAYLDITSVCKERGITSGEVAEELRQSVHLETGLTCSAGVAPNRLLAKVCSDVNKPNGQFVLPNDRSAVMTFISSLPIRKYVQIGGIGKVTERILKDVFGIATCEEMLQKSSFICALFSPSSADFFLSVGLGLGGTDTPQYKMRKSISNERTFSAIEDEALLFQKLVDLSEMLSADMKKEGLFGRTLTLKLKTASFEVRTRAVTLPSYVSSSEEILKHASKLLKAEFPVSLRLMGLRMSHFSEDKNGIPPDPRQRTLSNFILAGDASGEKTNDYKPLVPDVCDNTFSVDVNCCPTYCAETSCDLRGTSMENQTSNSTYSFHILRNINEEVNDTVIPQSSEPRPKVHEPTETDRTIKSEKVDSYMGQLEASSCDRREVGVNCEDDGAGFVSDQKQLFRWVDDYKCSICGIELPPNFIEERQEHSDFHLAEKLQGEESGYHHRSSMPQPRKAILEAAVDPKRNRNHLQLPANMYQLTHSLLKQTRIFERQYIYAENNDRFISLSTFINIPCVIP; encoded by the exons atGAAAATTTCATCTTGTAGTGGAAGCAATCAATCAATGGGGAAGAGCGAAAACTCAGTGGCGAGCGAAGATCCTTCTTCATCTCGCCCATGGGAATCTTATCATACAGTTTATACAAATGCCAAAGCTG GAATGGAAGGAGTGGACAAGGAAAAAGTGCAGAGGATAGTGTATGAAATGAGTAAAGGGTCCAAGTATTTTGAGAATGAGGAAAAGAAGGAAGCTTATATGAAGCAGAAAATTGAGAACATGCGTATTCAGTACTCCAAACTTACTGCACAAGATATATCTCATCATCAGAAG atGGCTGAGAAAAGGATTTTAGAGCTAGAAGACACACGTGATTTGTCAAGGATTTGGCTACATGTGGATATGGATGCTTTCTATGCAGCTGTTGAAACCTTGTGTAATCCTTCATTGGAAGGCAAGCCAGTGGCTGTTGGCAGCATGTCCATGATTTCCACTGCGAGCTATGAG GCCCGAAAATTTGGCGTTCGTGCTGCGATGCCTGGATTCATTGCACGTAAACTATGTCCAGACTTGTTATTTGTCCCTGTCGACTTTGAAAAATATACTCATTACAGCAACATAACAAGAAAAG TTTTTCAGAAATATGATCCGAACTTTTTGGCTGCTAGCTTGGATGAGGCATACCTTGATATTACTAGTGTTTGCAAAGAGAGGGGCATTACAAGTGGAGAA GTTGCGGAAGAGCTTAGACAAAGTGTACACCTTGAGACAGGTCTCACGTGTAGTGCTGGAGTTGCACCAAACCGCTTACTTGCTAAG GTTTGTTCAGATGTCAACAAACCCAATGGCCAGTTTGTTTTGCCAAATGATCGAAGTGCTGTCATGACATTTATTTCTTCACTTCCAATAAGGAAG TATGTACAGATTGGGGGCATTGGTAAGGTCACAGAACGTATCTTAAAGGATGTGTTTGGAATAGCAACCTGCGAGGAGATGCTGCAAAAGAGTAGCTTCATTTGTGCCTTGTTTTCTCCATCTTCAGCAG ACTTTTTCCTTTCTGTTGGGCTAGGACTTGGTGGAACCGATACTCCTCAATATAAGATGCGAAAGAGTATAAGTAATGAAAGAACCTTTTCTGCCATCGAGGATGAAGCTTTGCTTTTTCAAAAACTAG TTGATTTATCAGAGATGCTTTCTGCTGATATGAAAAAGGAAGGTCTGTTTGGGCGAACATTGACATTAAAACTGAAAACCGCATCCTTTGAG GTTCGAACACGAGCTGTGACCTTGCCAAGTTACGTAAGTTCAAGTGAGGAAATCTTGAAACATGCTTCAAAGCTGCTGAAGGCCGAATTTCCTGTTTCTTTGAGACTCATGG GACTTCGGATGTCTCATTTCAGTGAAGATAAGAATGGAATTCCACCTGATCCCAGACAAAGAACTCTTTCTAATTTCATTCTAGCTGGAGATGCTTCTGGAGAAAAGACGAATGATTACAAGCCTTTGGTCCCTGATGTTTGTGATAATACTTTCTCAGTTGATGTGaattgttgtcctacctactgcgCTGAGACATCTTGTGATCTGCGTGGCACGTCGATGGAGAACCAGACTTCAAATTCTACTTACAGTTTCCACATATTAAGGAACATTAATGAAGAAGTGAATGATACTGTTATACCTCAAAGTAGTGAACCTAGACCCAAG GTTCATGAACCAACTGAAACTGATCGTACAATAAAATCTGAGAAGGTTGACTCTTATATGGGACAATTGGAGGCAAGCAGCTGTGATAGACGGGAAGTTGGTGTTAACTGTGAGGATGATGGAGCAGGGTTTGTATCAGATCAAAAGCAATTATTTCGTTGGGTGGATGACTACAAATGCTCTATTTGTGGTATTGAGTTGCCTCCAAATTTCATTGAAGAAAGGCAAGAACATTCTGATTTTCATCTTGCTGAAAAGCTACAAGGTGAAGAATCTGGTTATCACCACAGAAGTTCTATGCCACAACCGAG AAAAGCCATACTGGAAGCAGCAGTCGACCCAAAAAGAAACAGAAATCATCTCCAACTGCCAGCAAATATGTACCAATTGACGCATTCTTTGTTAAAACAAACCAGAATTTTTGAAAGGCAATATATTTATGCAGAAAATAATGATAGATTTATTTCTTTGTCCACGTTCATCAACATACCCTGTGTGATCCCATAA